The following are from one region of the Pygocentrus nattereri isolate fPygNat1 chromosome 20, fPygNat1.pri, whole genome shotgun sequence genome:
- the LOC119261805 gene encoding uncharacterized protein LOC119261805, producing the protein MQPCSSALCILILLISTFTTGSESCFSTVKVGFNQGATLSCSDSCSGLARWTVFNKPTDSLAECDQISCRSLKEGYEMIHDQYLKKNISLIITKTDYSKKGRYTCKCDSQNICDVDLQVEPLRTTVQIEPGQSLVLKIDITDPVEVVYSSTDTDGPSSGQICTVDGRSLQCDPEHTERASLTSVLELRNMTPSDSGDYSIVNKEKKQVIHIYTVTVKRRPAITCRTRSPRCAGCVHGCLLAGITFQRIKLQKCYPIHNTQQNMLSLALQMGFTTPQRANP; encoded by the exons ATGCAGCCCTGCAGTTCTGCTCTTTGTATCCTGATCTTACTGATCTCTACATTCACTACTG GATCTGAGTCATGTTTTTCTACAGTAAAGGTGGGTTTTAATCAGGGTGCTACTCTGTCCTGCTCTGACAGCTGCTCGGGTTTGGCCAGATGGACTGTGTTCAATAAACCCACTGATTCTCTGGCTGAGTGTGATCAGATTTCATGCAGATCACTGAAGGAGGGATATGAGATGATCCATGATCAATACCTGAAGAAAAACATCTCTCTGATCATCACTAAAACTGATTACAGCAAGAAGGGGAGGTACACATGCAAGTGCGACAGCCAAAACATATGTGATGTGGATCTACAGGTTGAGC CTTTGAGAACTACAGTTCAGATAGAGCCTGGCCAATCTCTAGTGCTGAAGATAGACATAACAGATCCAGTGGAGGTGGTTTATAGCAGCACAGACACAGATGGACCATCCAGTGGTCAGATCTGTACAGTGGATGGACGCTCACTACAGTGTGatcctgaacacacagagagagcgtCTCTAACATCCGTTCTTGAGCTGAGAAACATGACTCCATCTGATAGTGGAGATTATTCTATAGtgaacaaagagaaaaaacaagtcATTCACATCTACACAGTGACTGTGAAGAGAAGACCTGCAATAACCTGTAGAACCCGAAGTCCGCGTTGTGCGGGCTGTGTGCATGGCTGTCTTCTAGCCGGCATAACTTTCCAACGGATTAAGTTACAGAAATGTTACCCTATTCACAACACTCAGCAGAACATGCTGTCTCTAGCTCTGCAGATGGGCTTCACCACTCCACAAAGGGCTAACCCATAA